One window of Microbacterium sediminis genomic DNA carries:
- a CDS encoding glycoside hydrolase family 3 N-terminal domain-containing protein, with protein sequence MADALERLANAVLMPGYLAPRPPTWVEREREAGLAGVVLFAQNVGSGVVDASGGFLVAIDEEGGTVTRIDSAGGSPLPGAAQLGAVDDVEATRRVGRMLGERAALVGANMVIAPVADVNANAANPVIGTRAYGADAELVSRHVAATVRGLADAGAVAVPKHFPGHGDTAVDSHHGLPVSDASAADQEALHLEPFRAAIEAGARVIMTAHLVVPEWGPEPATLNAQALGRLRALGFDGAIMSDALDMGAVKDRYGTPGGAVRALAAGCDLLCISNPANPGSSGDDEADFLAVRDAIVAAVRDGSLARARLEDAAARVAALRASLAARPVAPEAARPVAPEAARPVAERSAAGAELKRSPHPLTPADLPHPLPPADAAFAADIADRALLRAGSCAPFAGPRRVLDARAAATWAVAANGGAIASAIAAGGSVERWSDAAAVAEGERVVLLTDRLASAEQRDAVTAFAARASAGVVVNLGVDPLPGAVPASVAIITTRAASRLGAEAADRALTAGWA encoded by the coding sequence GTGGCCGACGCGCTCGAGCGCCTCGCGAACGCGGTGCTCATGCCCGGCTACCTCGCGCCCCGCCCGCCCACATGGGTGGAGCGGGAGCGCGAGGCCGGGCTGGCCGGCGTCGTGCTGTTTGCCCAGAACGTGGGATCGGGCGTCGTCGACGCGTCGGGCGGGTTCCTCGTCGCGATCGACGAGGAGGGCGGCACCGTCACCCGCATCGACTCGGCCGGCGGATCGCCGCTGCCCGGCGCCGCGCAGCTCGGGGCCGTGGACGATGTGGAGGCCACGCGGCGCGTGGGCCGGATGCTGGGGGAGCGCGCGGCGCTCGTCGGCGCGAACATGGTGATCGCGCCGGTGGCCGACGTGAACGCCAACGCCGCCAATCCCGTGATCGGCACGCGCGCGTACGGCGCGGACGCCGAGCTGGTCTCGCGGCACGTCGCCGCGACCGTCCGCGGCCTGGCGGATGCCGGTGCCGTCGCGGTGCCCAAGCACTTCCCGGGCCACGGCGATACCGCCGTCGACTCGCATCACGGGCTGCCCGTGTCGGACGCGTCGGCGGCCGATCAGGAGGCGCTGCACCTGGAGCCGTTCCGGGCGGCGATCGAGGCCGGGGCGCGGGTGATCATGACCGCGCACCTCGTGGTGCCCGAGTGGGGCCCGGAGCCGGCCACGCTCAACGCGCAGGCGCTGGGCCGGCTGCGGGCGCTGGGCTTCGACGGCGCCATCATGTCGGACGCGCTCGACATGGGCGCCGTCAAGGACCGCTACGGCACCCCGGGGGGTGCCGTGCGGGCCCTGGCCGCCGGCTGCGACCTGCTGTGCATCAGCAATCCGGCCAACCCCGGGTCGTCGGGCGACGATGAGGCCGACTTCCTCGCCGTCCGCGATGCGATCGTCGCCGCGGTCCGCGACGGCTCGCTCGCGCGCGCCCGCCTCGAGGACGCGGCCGCGCGCGTCGCCGCCCTGCGCGCGTCCCTGGCCGCCCGCCCGGTTGCTCCGGAGGCCGCCCGCCCGGTTGCTCCGGAGGCCGCCCGCCCGGTTGCCGAACGGAGCGCCGCAGGCGCGGAGCTGAAGCGATCACCGCACCCCCTCACGCCGGCCGACTTACCGCACCCTCTCCCGCCCGCCGACGCGGCGTTCGCCGCCGACATCGCCGATCGCGCCCTGCTGCGCGCCGGATCGTGCGCGCCCTTCGCCGGCCCGCGCCGCGTGCTCGACGCGCGCGCGGCCGCCACCTGGGCGGTGGCCGCCAACGGCGGCGCCATCGCCTCGGCGATCGCCGCCGGCGGGAGCGTGGAGCGCTGGAGCGACGCGGCGGCGGTGGCCGAGGGCGAGCGCGTGGTGCTGCTCACCGATCGCCTGGCCTCCGCCGAGCAGCGCGACGCCGTGACCGCGTTCGCGGCGCGCGCGTCGGCGGGCGTCGTGGTGAACCTCGGCGTGGACCCCCTGCCGGGTGCCGTGCCGGCGTCGGTGGCCATCATCACGACGCGCGCGGCGAGCCGCCTGGGCGCCGAGGCCGCCGATCGCGCGCTGACGGCCGGCTGGGCCTAG
- a CDS encoding carbohydrate ABC transporter permease — MSASTRRRRGALGRGVLVALLLAFTLLPAWLMVATGFDAEANRGAALIPREFTLAHFQTIFERGQFGQFLLNSAFVALIVVLASAVLALLASVAVARFRFRGRSAVLMLVLIVQMVPLEALLIPLFLQIRDLQLLGTLLGLMVVYVALSLPFGIWMLRGFVAAVPVELEEAAYLDGASWGRMFRSVMLPLVMPGVVATSIFSFITAWNEFIFALVLLRTNTEQYTVAIGLRQFFTQNGNDWGAIMAASTIITIPVMVFFVIVQGRLSSGLVAGAVKG; from the coding sequence GTGAGCGCCTCGACCCGCCGCCGTCGCGGCGCCCTGGGCCGCGGCGTGCTCGTCGCGCTGCTGCTGGCCTTCACGCTGCTGCCGGCGTGGCTCATGGTCGCGACCGGCTTCGACGCCGAGGCGAACCGCGGCGCCGCGCTGATCCCGCGCGAGTTCACCCTCGCCCACTTCCAGACGATCTTCGAGCGCGGGCAGTTCGGGCAGTTCCTGCTGAACTCGGCCTTCGTCGCGCTCATCGTGGTGCTGGCCAGCGCCGTGCTCGCCCTGCTGGCGAGCGTCGCGGTCGCGCGCTTCCGCTTCCGCGGCCGCTCGGCCGTGCTGATGCTCGTGCTCATCGTGCAGATGGTGCCGCTGGAGGCGCTGCTGATCCCGCTGTTCCTGCAGATCCGCGACCTGCAGCTGCTGGGCACGCTGCTGGGCCTGATGGTCGTGTACGTGGCGCTGTCGCTGCCGTTCGGCATCTGGATGCTGCGCGGCTTCGTGGCGGCCGTGCCGGTGGAGCTCGAGGAGGCCGCGTACCTCGACGGCGCCTCGTGGGGCCGCATGTTCCGATCGGTCATGCTGCCGCTCGTGATGCCCGGGGTGGTGGCGACGAGCATCTTCTCGTTCATCACCGCCTGGAACGAGTTCATCTTCGCGCTCGTGCTGCTGCGCACGAACACCGAGCAGTACACGGTGGCGATCGGTCTGCGTCAGTTCTTCACGCAGAACGGCAACGACTGGGGCGCGATCATGGCCGCCTCGACGATCATTACGATTCCCGTCATGGTGTTCTTCGTGATCGTGCAGGGCCGGCTCTCGAGCGGCCTGGTCGCCGGCGCGGTGAAGGGCTGA
- the murQ gene encoding N-acetylmuramic acid 6-phosphate etherase, with amino-acid sequence MRSELPPTERRLPESMELDSTDTLGVLRLLHEQDTVAVQALEPLLPRIAALVDEAADRMRRGGRVHYFGAGTSGRLGVLDAAELLPTYNIPPGRVVPHIAGGDAAIVNAVENAEDSRAEGAAAAAEVGPDDVAIGLTASGTTPYVAAALEAARAKGAFTALVSSNPASPIGREVDIDLPLDTGAEVITGSTRLKAGTAQKLVLNGFSTALMVALGRTWSNLMVSVVATNDKLRDRSVRILCDATGLGPDAARDALAAAGGDVKVALVAHLLGVTADAAAERLEETGGSVRDAIR; translated from the coding sequence ATGCGTTCCGAACTGCCGCCCACCGAGCGCCGACTCCCCGAGTCGATGGAGCTCGATAGCACCGACACCCTGGGGGTGCTCCGCCTGCTGCACGAGCAGGATACCGTCGCGGTTCAGGCGCTCGAGCCGCTGCTGCCGCGGATCGCGGCGCTGGTCGACGAGGCCGCCGACCGGATGCGCCGCGGCGGCCGCGTGCATTACTTCGGCGCGGGAACGAGCGGGCGCCTGGGCGTGCTCGACGCTGCCGAGCTGCTGCCGACCTACAACATCCCGCCCGGGCGGGTCGTGCCGCACATCGCCGGCGGCGACGCGGCGATCGTCAACGCGGTCGAGAACGCCGAGGACTCGCGCGCCGAGGGCGCCGCCGCGGCAGCGGAGGTCGGACCCGACGACGTCGCGATCGGCCTGACCGCCAGCGGCACCACCCCCTACGTCGCCGCGGCCCTGGAGGCGGCCCGCGCGAAGGGCGCGTTCACCGCGCTGGTCTCCAGCAACCCGGCCAGCCCCATCGGGCGCGAGGTCGACATCGATCTGCCGCTCGACACGGGCGCCGAGGTGATCACCGGGTCCACGCGGCTCAAGGCCGGCACGGCGCAGAAGCTCGTGCTGAACGGGTTCTCGACGGCGCTCATGGTGGCGCTCGGGCGCACCTGGTCGAACCTCATGGTGTCGGTGGTGGCGACCAACGACAAGCTGCGCGATCGCTCCGTGCGCATCCTCTGCGACGCCACCGGCCTCGGGCCCGACGCCGCGCGCGACGCCCTCGCGGCGGCCGGCGGCGACGTCAAGGTCGCGCTCGTGGCGCACCTGCTCGGCGTGACGGCCGATGCGGCCGCCGAGCGCCTCGAGGAGACCGGCGGATCCGTCCGCGACGCGATCCGCTGA
- a CDS encoding CDP-glycerol glycerophosphotransferase family protein, translated as MAIVNDVKKAVALVRKAVRARNAHREVRQALRERGPLERGAFEIAVYFADSDVNMYQMRQWYRPLQELARTWPVLVIARNASGAKALLDDGALPVAFAPEIKHIEKLLRRQPLRIVLYVNQNTRNFQMFRYGRRWHVFINHGESDKMYMTTNQYKAYDYALVAGQAARDRLTRTLWNYDLDARTIEIGRPQADHYTGSVPYTPDERTVVLYAPTWEGDRPAAHYGSVRTHGEALVSALLADPRYRVIYRPHPRSGVVDPAFGEANRRIIRAIREANQADPAAHHVYDDKPELGWQLSAADVAIVDISAMVYDRLAAGKPLLVTRPADERASVDEGGYLGACEWLRAEDAADVIAQIERVRSDPEVTQRLQHWVRHYFGDTTPGAPTARFHAAIERLMGEWNAWHARSGDEVVDEDEDDDESE; from the coding sequence GTGGCGATCGTGAACGACGTGAAGAAGGCCGTGGCCCTGGTGCGCAAGGCCGTGCGCGCGCGCAACGCGCACCGCGAGGTCCGCCAGGCGCTCCGGGAGCGGGGTCCGCTGGAGCGCGGCGCGTTCGAGATCGCGGTGTACTTCGCCGACAGCGACGTGAACATGTACCAGATGCGGCAGTGGTACCGCCCGCTGCAGGAGCTCGCGCGGACGTGGCCGGTGCTCGTGATCGCGCGCAACGCGTCGGGCGCCAAGGCGCTGCTCGACGACGGCGCGCTGCCCGTGGCGTTCGCGCCCGAGATCAAGCACATCGAGAAGTTGCTGCGCCGCCAGCCGCTGCGCATCGTGCTGTACGTGAACCAGAACACGCGCAACTTCCAGATGTTCCGCTACGGGCGCCGCTGGCACGTGTTCATCAACCACGGCGAGTCCGACAAGATGTACATGACCACCAACCAGTACAAGGCGTACGACTACGCGCTGGTGGCCGGTCAGGCGGCGCGCGATCGGCTCACGCGCACCCTGTGGAACTACGACCTCGACGCCCGCACGATCGAGATCGGTCGTCCGCAGGCCGATCACTACACGGGATCGGTGCCCTACACGCCCGACGAGCGCACCGTGGTGCTCTACGCGCCCACGTGGGAGGGCGATCGCCCCGCGGCCCACTACGGCTCGGTCCGCACGCACGGCGAGGCGCTCGTCTCGGCACTGCTGGCCGACCCGCGCTACCGCGTGATCTACCGTCCGCACCCGCGCAGCGGCGTCGTCGATCCGGCGTTCGGCGAGGCGAACCGGCGCATCATTCGCGCGATCCGCGAGGCGAACCAGGCCGATCCGGCCGCGCACCACGTGTACGACGACAAGCCCGAGCTGGGGTGGCAGCTGTCGGCGGCCGATGTCGCGATCGTCGACATCTCGGCGATGGTCTACGACCGCCTCGCCGCCGGCAAGCCGCTGCTCGTGACGCGCCCGGCCGACGAGCGGGCCTCCGTCGATGAGGGCGGCTACCTGGGCGCGTGCGAGTGGCTGCGCGCGGAGGACGCGGCCGACGTCATCGCGCAGATCGAGCGCGTCCGCAGCGATCCCGAGGTCACCCAGCGGCTGCAGCACTGGGTGCGCCACTACTTCGGCGACACCACCCCGGGCGCGCCCACCGCGCGCTTCCACGCGGCGATCGAGCGCCTCATGGGGGAGTGGAACGCCTGGCACGCCCGCTCGGGCGACGAGGTCGTCGACGAGGACGAGGACGACGACGAGTCGGAGTGA
- a CDS encoding glycosyltransferase family 2 protein: MHSVPEPGRVRTTRRDAPTPPRGSGVSFVMPVLNERAYLRRAVESTLEQRIDGPIELVLALGPSSDGTTELARELAAADDRIVLVDNPRADIPVGLNLAIRASRYPTIVRVDAHSELAPGYAAHALDTLARTGAANVGGVMRADGRTPFQRAVARAYNSPIGLGGGAYHGGRREEEAESAYLGVMRRAVLEEVGAFDESIRRGEDWELNLRIRSAGYRVWFDPELSVTYWPRDSWHRLARQFHATGTWRGELVRRYGLKNSLRFFAPPALVLALVAAVVVLVLQLTGVLAGAGSLVASLVYVPIAAYVALVLVVAAGPGGGKGWRDKLWTLAVLPTMHLSWGLGFLRGVLTGAQETVDTSRLSGRNTPLP, from the coding sequence ATGCACAGCGTTCCCGAGCCCGGCCGCGTGCGGACGACTCGGCGCGACGCCCCGACGCCGCCGCGCGGCAGCGGGGTCTCGTTCGTGATGCCGGTGCTCAACGAGCGCGCCTACCTGCGCCGGGCCGTGGAGTCGACGCTCGAGCAGCGGATCGACGGCCCCATCGAGCTCGTGCTCGCGCTCGGCCCGTCCAGCGACGGCACGACGGAGCTGGCCCGGGAGCTCGCCGCGGCCGACGATCGCATCGTGCTCGTCGACAACCCGCGCGCCGACATCCCCGTGGGGCTCAATCTCGCGATCCGCGCGAGCCGGTACCCCACGATCGTGCGCGTCGACGCGCACTCGGAGCTTGCCCCCGGCTACGCCGCGCACGCGCTCGACACCCTCGCCCGCACCGGCGCCGCCAACGTCGGCGGCGTCATGCGTGCCGACGGCCGCACCCCGTTCCAGCGCGCGGTCGCGCGCGCCTACAACTCCCCCATCGGCCTGGGCGGCGGCGCGTACCACGGCGGCCGCCGCGAGGAGGAGGCCGAGTCGGCTTACCTCGGCGTCATGCGGCGCGCCGTGCTCGAGGAGGTCGGCGCGTTCGACGAGTCGATCCGCCGCGGCGAGGACTGGGAGCTGAACCTGCGGATCCGCTCCGCCGGCTACCGCGTCTGGTTCGATCCCGAGCTGTCGGTGACGTACTGGCCCCGCGACAGCTGGCATCGCCTGGCGCGGCAGTTCCACGCCACCGGCACGTGGCGCGGCGAGCTGGTGCGCCGCTACGGCCTGAAGAACTCGCTGCGCTTCTTCGCGCCGCCGGCGCTCGTGCTCGCGCTCGTCGCCGCGGTCGTCGTGCTCGTGCTGCAGCTCACCGGCGTCCTCGCGGGCGCGGGGTCGCTCGTGGCGTCGCTCGTCTACGTGCCGATCGCGGCATACGTCGCGCTCGTGCTCGTCGTCGCCGCCGGGCCGGGTGGCGGAAAGGGCTGGCGCGACAAGCTCTGGACCCTCGCCGTGCTGCCCACGATGCACCTGTCGTGGGGGCTCGGCTTCCTGCGCGGCGTGCTCACGGGCGCCCAGGAGACCGTCGACACGTCGCGGCTGTCCGGCCGCAACACGCCGCTGCCCTGA
- a CDS encoding carbohydrate ABC transporter permease: protein MSSVVQAPPAVPGTAPGAAGGRRPGAGLISRFRPALLLAPALIVMGVLLLWPLIRVVIISFQDYGLKEMNQGTTNFNGVDNYVELFTSEQLWSTVLPNTVVFAILAVASTVAFGTGVAVLMSNLGVLWRTIVGAAIMVAWAMPAVTGTYVWMWFFDTDKGLLNTWLQGIGLQDEPFNWFTNRYTFYAVVLLNIVHHGFPFVAVTVLAGLLGVPKEMLEAAEMDGAGPWRRFWQIIVPNLRQVFTVVIILSTIWDMKIFTQVFLMPAGDGRNRDVINLGTWTFIQSFGQGRYGFGSAIAVVLTLLLLAVTVVYVRTLMKEEEL from the coding sequence GTGTCGTCAGTCGTTCAGGCACCGCCGGCCGTTCCGGGCACCGCGCCCGGAGCGGCCGGCGGCCGTCGCCCGGGCGCGGGTCTGATCTCGCGCTTCCGTCCGGCGCTCCTCCTCGCCCCCGCCCTCATCGTGATGGGCGTGCTGCTGCTGTGGCCGCTCATCCGCGTCGTGATCATCTCGTTCCAGGACTACGGCCTGAAGGAGATGAATCAGGGCACCACCAACTTCAACGGCGTCGACAACTACGTCGAGCTGTTCACGAGCGAGCAGCTGTGGAGCACGGTGCTGCCGAACACGGTCGTGTTCGCGATCCTCGCCGTGGCCTCCACCGTCGCGTTCGGCACCGGCGTGGCCGTGCTCATGTCGAACCTCGGCGTGCTGTGGCGCACGATCGTGGGCGCCGCGATCATGGTCGCGTGGGCGATGCCCGCCGTGACCGGCACCTACGTGTGGATGTGGTTCTTCGACACCGACAAGGGCCTGCTGAACACGTGGCTGCAGGGCATCGGCCTGCAGGACGAGCCGTTCAACTGGTTCACGAACCGCTACACGTTCTACGCGGTGGTGCTGCTGAACATCGTCCACCACGGCTTCCCGTTCGTGGCCGTGACGGTGCTGGCCGGCCTGCTCGGCGTGCCGAAGGAGATGCTCGAGGCGGCCGAGATGGACGGCGCCGGCCCGTGGCGCCGCTTCTGGCAGATCATCGTGCCGAACCTGCGCCAGGTGTTCACGGTCGTGATCATCCTGTCGACCATCTGGGACATGAAGATCTTCACGCAGGTGTTCCTCATGCCCGCCGGCGACGGCCGCAATCGCGACGTGATCAACCTGGGCACGTGGACCTTCATCCAGTCGTTCGGGCAGGGCCGCTACGGATTCGGATCGGCGATCGCCGTCGTGCTGACGCTGCTGCTGCTGGCCGTGACCGTCGTGTACGTGCGCACGCTCATGAAGGAGGAGGAGCTGTGA
- a CDS encoding sugar ABC transporter substrate-binding protein, whose product MRSRIISVAALGTVAALGLAGCSSGGGDTDDGTNAEGETLDVWIMESGNPDAATAFFDEVGAAFKEQTGADLNVEYIAWSGGQEYFTTAIAGGETPDVAEVGTTWALPFAEAGALMPLQDRIDEAGLGDGLVEGLAETARVDGELYGMPWYAGIRSLVYRADIFQELGLEAPTDWDSFLATAQAIKAAHPEMAAFAVPGAAEFPFYPWIWGNDAEIATQDGDEWVSELDSPEAIEAVEFYTGLQTEHGLSTAGAADWTEVDVRDAFTNGELAMAIMPNQYPGLILQDNPDMEGKIDAAPIPAKDGGVAGSFMGGSHLSMFNTAENQDLAWEFIELMTTGEFAQQWAEESGFFPGEQGALDAFLNSEDPIVSAYATQLQEGARVVPNTPQWGAVQAEAVVTTALRSILVGEATVEDAMTKAAEEMTATLNAG is encoded by the coding sequence ATGCGCTCACGCATCATTTCCGTCGCGGCGCTCGGCACGGTCGCCGCGCTCGGCCTCGCCGGCTGCTCGTCCGGCGGCGGTGACACGGACGACGGGACCAACGCGGAGGGCGAGACCCTCGACGTCTGGATCATGGAGAGCGGCAACCCCGATGCCGCGACGGCGTTCTTCGACGAGGTTGGCGCCGCCTTCAAGGAGCAGACGGGTGCCGATCTGAACGTCGAGTACATCGCCTGGTCCGGCGGCCAGGAGTACTTCACGACGGCGATCGCCGGCGGCGAGACCCCGGACGTGGCCGAGGTCGGCACGACCTGGGCGCTGCCGTTCGCCGAGGCCGGCGCCCTCATGCCGCTGCAGGACCGCATCGACGAGGCCGGCCTGGGCGATGGCCTCGTCGAGGGCCTGGCCGAGACGGCCCGCGTCGACGGCGAGCTGTACGGCATGCCGTGGTACGCCGGCATCCGCTCGCTCGTCTACCGCGCCGACATCTTCCAGGAGCTCGGCCTCGAGGCGCCCACCGACTGGGACTCGTTCCTCGCCACGGCGCAGGCCATCAAGGCCGCGCACCCCGAGATGGCCGCCTTCGCGGTCCCCGGCGCCGCCGAGTTTCCGTTCTACCCGTGGATCTGGGGCAACGACGCCGAGATCGCCACGCAGGACGGCGACGAGTGGGTGTCGGAGCTCGACAGCCCCGAGGCGATCGAGGCGGTCGAGTTCTACACCGGCCTGCAGACCGAGCACGGCCTGTCCACGGCCGGCGCGGCCGATTGGACCGAGGTCGACGTGCGCGACGCGTTCACGAACGGCGAGCTGGCGATGGCGATCATGCCGAACCAGTACCCGGGCCTGATCCTCCAGGACAACCCCGACATGGAGGGCAAGATCGACGCGGCCCCGATCCCCGCCAAGGACGGCGGCGTCGCCGGCAGCTTCATGGGCGGCTCGCACCTGAGCATGTTCAACACCGCCGAGAACCAGGACCTCGCGTGGGAGTTCATCGAGCTGATGACCACGGGCGAGTTCGCCCAGCAGTGGGCCGAGGAGTCGGGCTTCTTCCCGGGTGAGCAGGGCGCGCTGGACGCGTTCCTGAACAGCGAGGACCCGATCGTCTCGGCCTACGCCACCCAGCTGCAGGAGGGCGCCCGCGTCGTGCCGAACACCCCGCAGTGGGGTGCCGTGCAGGCCGAGGCCGTGGTGACCACCGCGCTCCGGTCGATCCTGGTCGGCGAGGCCACGGTCGAGGACGCGATGACGAAGGCGGCCGAGGAGATGACCGCCACGCTCAACGCCGGCTGA
- a CDS encoding MurR/RpiR family transcriptional regulator, which yields MTGTEEGDVFVRLRRVIPALSKAERRIAETTIADPRIVVDSTITRLADVCSTSPATVARFCRSAGFGGYTEFRLAVASAASRAAAVRDRFRIDDAEIGPDDSAADVVTKVAFQESKAIEETARHLDLRALDAVVGALRGASRIQVYGAGASALAAEDMQQKLMRIGLPVWSSVDPHVALVGVAQSAPDDVVIAISHSGRTREASELLAVARERGATTVAITSVPDSPVGEQADHVLATSAHESRFRPGAMSSRSAQLAVVDFVMVRLLQGTYDAASDRLQLTRDAVAAHRLSNGRHAARSNGSPT from the coding sequence GTGACGGGGACGGAAGAGGGCGACGTGTTCGTCCGGCTGCGCAGGGTGATCCCTGCGCTGAGCAAGGCGGAGCGGCGCATCGCCGAGACGACGATCGCCGATCCCCGCATCGTCGTGGACTCCACGATCACGCGGCTGGCCGACGTGTGCAGCACGTCGCCGGCCACCGTCGCGCGCTTCTGCCGCTCGGCCGGCTTCGGGGGATACACCGAGTTCCGCCTCGCCGTCGCCTCGGCCGCGAGCCGCGCGGCGGCGGTGCGCGATCGCTTCCGCATCGACGACGCCGAGATCGGCCCCGACGACTCGGCCGCCGACGTCGTGACGAAGGTGGCGTTCCAGGAGTCGAAGGCGATCGAGGAGACCGCGCGGCACCTCGACCTGCGCGCGCTCGACGCCGTGGTGGGTGCGCTGCGCGGGGCCAGCCGCATCCAGGTGTACGGCGCGGGCGCGAGCGCCCTGGCGGCCGAGGACATGCAGCAGAAGCTCATGCGGATCGGCCTGCCCGTGTGGTCGTCGGTCGACCCGCACGTCGCCCTCGTCGGGGTCGCGCAGTCCGCGCCCGACGACGTCGTGATCGCGATCTCGCACTCGGGCCGCACGCGCGAGGCCAGCGAGCTGCTCGCGGTGGCGCGCGAGCGGGGCGCCACGACGGTGGCGATCACGAGCGTGCCCGACTCTCCCGTGGGGGAGCAGGCCGACCACGTGCTCGCGACGAGCGCGCACGAGTCGCGCTTCCGCCCGGGCGCGATGTCGAGCCGCAGCGCGCAGCTCGCGGTGGTCGACTTCGTGATGGTCCGGCTGCTACAGGGCACGTACGACGCCGCGAGCGACCGGCTGCAGCTCACGCGCGACGCGGTGGCCGCGCATCGCCTGTCGAACGGACGTCACGCCGCGCGATCGAATGGGTCGCCCACGTAA
- a CDS encoding CDP-glycerol glycerophosphotransferase family protein, translated as MTTARFITDPPELVVEGDGARPDAARLVGARAAVAGRLTGRGKTWKARFPLTAARWGGPSLPLPSGRYRVEIADRSVRLDLPLTLLAGLRAEAAGDEVVIGAPIDPAYDSAEGQRALELRYATHGGALENAVFFESFYGRNASCNPLAIDRELARVAPGVVRYWSVADRSVTVPEGAIAVVEGTPEWWRARGAARLLVVNDWLRRRYVRRPGQRVLQTWHGTPLKRLALHRPGFQPRRWGAVIKESRRWDVLLAQNPYAARILRKAYAFFGRPVWVEGYPRNDVLVHGSREAARAALGIDPDARVLFYAPTWRDDREVMVDFLDPVALSEATGSVVLVRGHSRTLVPGQDVTGPGVIDVTAYPDTANLLLASDALITDYSSVMFDYSVTGKPMYFLVPDLEHYRGELRGFYFDLAERAPGPLVRTVEELLEALEGDPAAYADRYDAWRRMFNARDDGRAAERVVARLLDQGFVDRA; from the coding sequence ATGACCACGGCCCGGTTCATCACCGACCCGCCCGAGCTCGTCGTCGAGGGCGACGGCGCGCGCCCCGACGCCGCCCGACTCGTCGGCGCCCGCGCCGCCGTTGCCGGGCGGCTGACCGGCCGCGGCAAGACGTGGAAGGCGCGGTTCCCGCTCACCGCCGCGCGGTGGGGCGGCCCGTCGCTGCCGCTGCCGTCGGGCCGGTATCGCGTCGAGATCGCCGACCGGTCGGTGCGGCTGGACCTGCCGCTCACCCTGCTCGCGGGGCTGCGGGCCGAGGCGGCGGGCGACGAGGTCGTGATCGGCGCGCCGATCGATCCCGCCTACGACTCCGCCGAGGGGCAGCGCGCGCTCGAGCTGCGCTACGCCACGCACGGGGGAGCGCTCGAGAACGCCGTGTTCTTCGAGAGCTTCTACGGGCGCAACGCCAGCTGCAACCCGCTCGCGATCGACCGCGAGCTCGCCCGCGTGGCGCCCGGCGTGGTGCGGTACTGGAGCGTCGCCGACCGCTCGGTGACGGTGCCCGAGGGCGCGATCGCGGTGGTCGAGGGCACGCCGGAGTGGTGGCGCGCCCGCGGCGCCGCGCGGCTGCTCGTCGTCAACGACTGGCTGCGCCGCCGCTACGTGCGCCGGCCCGGGCAGCGGGTGCTGCAGACGTGGCACGGCACGCCGCTCAAGCGGCTGGCGCTGCACCGCCCGGGGTTCCAGCCCCGCCGCTGGGGCGCCGTGATCAAGGAGTCCCGGCGCTGGGACGTGCTGCTGGCGCAGAACCCGTACGCGGCCCGCATCCTGCGCAAGGCGTACGCGTTCTTCGGCCGCCCCGTGTGGGTGGAGGGCTACCCGCGCAACGACGTGCTCGTGCACGGGTCGCGCGAGGCCGCCCGCGCGGCGCTCGGCATCGACCCGGACGCGCGCGTGCTGTTCTACGCCCCGACGTGGCGCGACGACCGCGAGGTGATGGTCGACTTCCTCGACCCCGTGGCGCTGTCGGAGGCGACCGGATCCGTCGTGCTCGTGCGCGGCCACTCGCGCACGCTGGTGCCCGGCCAGGACGTGACCGGACCCGGGGTGATCGACGTGACGGCGTACCCCGACACCGCGAACCTCCTGCTCGCCTCCGACGCGCTCATCACCGACTACTCCTCGGTGATGTTCGACTACTCGGTGACCGGCAAGCCGATGTACTTCCTCGTGCCCGACCTCGAGCACTACCGGGGCGAGCTGCGCGGGTTCTACTTCGACCTCGCCGAGCGCGCCCCGGGCCCGCTCGTGCGCACGGTCGAGGAGCTGCTCGAGGCGCTGGAGGGCGACCCGGCCGCGTACGCCGACCGCTACGACGCCTGGCGGCGTATGTTCAACGCGCGCGACGACGGCCGGGCGGCCGAGCGCGTGGTGGCGCGCCTGCTCGATCAGGGCTTCGTCGACCGCGCTTGA